One part of the Sander vitreus isolate 19-12246 chromosome 10, sanVit1, whole genome shotgun sequence genome encodes these proteins:
- the LOC144524527 gene encoding uncharacterized protein LOC144524527, whose product MARLHSLCVSVGVLGISGGSLLLLVNNYGSSPEKDFIPHTALGILLLIIAVLLAYAGICCSLSNAQMFSSLCLTISALWCGSGLVYILVGQGVLQPTELRPSLVPGLAAFTLALLFIGGVAVVVKKTVLSLIAIGISLACAHQIAGLSAAGFGQSATAANYLLVCLVGVYFGFGRLLSTITDGKVEPPGMGLERKAEMKTEQNQGCSDAVSVGLVMNLLSASVLACPLLGVVPQLSVGHVPWLWTAGVFQLGMCVLFYRGMDILAATFYGFTALLKLAEGYSALLSFYSIQPFSPVPFPVVFSVLFSILALFSCQKSLLEGLYLLFYAAYCIAIAAQPQGFFQRGTQGVQGAIFVFSAGMLLITTFNMVSTTMIPTGQGYFKDLVTRIQGLTLRVHDKELHVPHLGYSKYADAEVLGHACSVLAAFAITATVGDRNPLSVLVLPWVVAAGGVLQLLCGSVAFARGKTFESTVFILYGVMWAVWAAGIISFMLFNCLVTAAALFLNVAWFAYTLTFQLILISFLLDAVGALPYGYDIAVTIIFGLVSFYCFLAHIFNSTFQQLPAPGIHGGCVAFLH is encoded by the exons ATGGCTCGACtccactcactgtgtgtgtctgtcggcgTACTGGGCATCTCTGGCG GTTCTCTCTTGCTTTTGGTAAACAACTATGGCAGCTCACCTGAAAAAGACTTCATCCCCCATACTGCACTGGGGATTCTGCTGCTCATCATTGCAGTCCTCTTAGCATATGcag GTATCTGTTGCAGTCTGTCCAACGCCCAGatgttttcctctctgtgtctgacTATATCTGCCCTGTGGTGTGGTTCAGGTCTGGTGTACATCCTGGTGGGACAGGGGGTGCTGCAGCCCACAGAGCTGAGACCCTCTCTGGTCCCGGGCCTGGCAGCATTTACCTTAGCCCTTCTCTTCATCGGCGGCGTAGCAGTCGTAGTGAAAAAAACAGTTCTATCTCTCATAGCTATCGGCATTAGCTTAGCGTGTGCCCATCAAATCGCTGGTTTGTCAGCTGCAGGTTTTGGTCAGTCTGCCACAGCTGCTAACTACCTTCTGGTCTGTCTTGTGGGTGTTTACTTTGGTTTTGGACGTTTACTGTCCACCATCACTGATGGTAAAGTGGAGCCTCCAGGAATGGGCCTGGAGAGAAAAGCTGAGATGAAAACAGAGCAGAACCAGGGGTGTAGTGATGCGGTGTCAGTAGGTCTGGTGATGAACTTgctgtctgcctctgtgttAGCCTGTCCCCTGTTAGGCGTGGTCCCCCAGCTCTCCGTTGGTCACGTGCCTTGGCTGTGGACAGCTGGAGTCTTCCAGCTTGGCATGTGTGTCCTCTTCTACCGAGGCATGGACATACTAGCTGCCACTTTTTACGGCTTCACTGCTCTGCTGAAACTTGCAGAGGGCTACAGCGCTCTCCTATCATTCTACTCAATTCAGCCTTTCTCCCctgttcctttccccgttgtcttTTCTGTGCTTTTCTCCATCCTGGCTCTGTTCAGTTGTCAGAAGAGCTTGCTGGAGGGGCTCTACCTGTTATTCTATGCAGCTTATTGTATTGCCATTGCAGCCCAGCCTCAAGGCTTCTTCCAAAGAGGCACGCAGGGTGTACAGGGAGCTATATTTGTATTCTCTGCCGGCATGCTTTTAATTACCACATTCAATATGGTCTCCACTACAATGATTCCCACAGGGCAGGGCTATTTCAAGGATTTAGTAACCAGAATCCAGGGTCTTACTCTCAGAGTCCATGATAAAGAGCTACATGTACCTCACCTGGGCTACTCCAAGTATGCTGATGCAGAGGTGTTAGGCCATGCCTGCAGTGTGCTGGCTGCTTTTGCCATCACTGCCACAGTTGGTGACAGAAACCCTCTGTCTGTGCTGGTTCTGCCCTGGGTGGTGGCAGCTGGAGGGGTACTCCAACTGCTCTGTGGCTCAGTAGCTTTTGCTCGAGGTAAAACCTTTGAGAGCACAGTTTTTATTCTTTACGGGGTGATGTGGGCAGTGTGGGCTGCTGGGATTATTAGCTTCATGCTGTTTAACTGTTTAGTGACAGCTGCAGCGCTGTTTCTAAATGTCGCCTGGTTTGCTTACACCCTCACCTTCCAGCTCATCCTTATCAGCTTCCTGCTCGATGCAGTAGGTGCACTGCCTTATGGATATGACATAGCAGTCACCATCATCTTTGGTCTTGTCAGTTTTTATTGTTTCCTTGCGCACATTTTCAACAGCACCTTCCAGCAGCTCCCTGCTCCTGGAATTCATGGAGGCTGTGTGGCCTTCCTCCATTAG
- the LOC144524528 gene encoding glutamine amidotransferase-like class 1 domain-containing protein 3, mitochondrial, whose translation MAKRVAVILSGCGVYDGTEIHEASAVLVHLSRAGAKVQMFAPNADQMHVVNHCEGKPTEEKRNILQESARIARGDVTDLANLDVSAFDALIIPGGFGVAKNLSDWAVKNKDCTIQPHLEKLIKAFHKAGKPLGMCCISPILAAKILPGCELTVGQDKECEKWPNAQTAGAVKEMGCKHVNTDVEKAHVDVKNKLVTTSAFMCNAPIHSVFDGVGVMVKETLKLA comes from the exons ATGGCAAAGCGAGTTGCAGTTATTCTCTCAGGCTGTGGAGTCTATGACGGCACAGAGATCCACGAGGCCTCCGCTGTCCTCGTCCATCTGAGTCGGGCTGGAGCAAAA GTGCAGATGTTTGCTCCGAATGCAGATCAGATGCATGTTGTAAATCACTGTGAGGGGAAACCTACTGAGGAGAAAAGAAACATCCTGCAGGAAAGTGCTCGCATCGCAAGGGGTGACGTGACTGATCTGGCCAATTTAGATGTTTCAGCCTTTGACGCCCTCATCATCCCAG GGGGCTTTGGTGTGGCGAAGAACCTGAGTGACTGGGCAGTGAAGAATAAGGACTGCACCATCCAGCCACATTTAGAGAAGCTCATCAAGGCTTTCCACAAAGCCGGAAAGCCGCTGGGCATGTGCTGCATCTCCCCCATCCTCGCTGCCAAAATCCTGCCTGGCTGTGAGCTCACTGTGGGACAGGACAAAGAGTGTGAAAA GTGGCCGAATGCTCAGACAGCAGGCGCTGTGAAGGAGATGGGCTGCAAACACGTCAACACAGATGTGGAGAAAGCACACGTTGATGTCAAAAATAAGCTGGTCACCACCAGTGCATTCATGTGCAATGCTCCCATTCATAGTGTTTTTGATGGAGTAGGAGTCATGGTTAAAGAGACACTGAAACTGGCTTAA
- the LOC144524524 gene encoding uncharacterized protein LOC144524524, whose translation MATSDGFPASFYGEPGVLGMLSNGISAFLVLLQNFNTAHTGNAPVGVENILAGVHLILIGGICQLVAGLISFRRYDHLSGTAFIGYAALWGSYGATRIYFGALAETPATASMPHQMMNNLSLSTNMMSNMSLNATTEIPISHFLLSIKESAIAGLVPYILLSFLLAFCSATVNYIMPFVFGAITATLVFEAVGLVASSWALVLSGVLELLILIFAIYGSAALLVKGLTQRLVLKGFGTPLFNVLLLGTPNSASAQSIGQEKKKNTKYAEPMALGFFCDTVASFIFAFYSFGYMKSFGLGAAWVSIITVAQLFSSYYAHLRQDCYHTTKFGLHATYWLIKAWDEFVVSALVAEDINVASGRVTMVGNWFFVMAGVVLCVGSLNTDVLELIHNMLFLLLTLSTIPQIPLQGYYIFFGVACSLFTTASLYGTFSRLINTIAEKSLIPVGPQPIASDQLKKALKCCRAEQGDPEPLPQTDQGSDALFYLSNGVAALSALHASSSRMNPTFLHLTIPWVLISGAIIQVYVSRLQITGGGRFGSVISSIYVAVWATWTWFRFAGDMLQLSTEEAYGFTAGAIALLVINAFLMLIAADRNLVLLFLTAVMEVVLVCFLLSTLQRLPYELEIAMLALLSIICIYGALASLVNCIFSQTLLPMGPPLRKEKANQESAPELPCPVANSRLTSGLLKIAGLLKEGGVCGIPTDTVYALAASCKNPQAIEKIYNIKDRPAEKPICICISNVEQLVAARPPFSPLLWEFMRNVYPGGISCIVSKGDWLFKLGVGPAYDRVGTKDSIMIRVPNHTVTGHLCDITGPLAVTSANPSGEPDSTHHTMVITRLGHKIQGVLCDGDSNEVVASTVVNCLKIDEGTITIVREGCVPAVKVRQIFDRVKSTMV comes from the exons ATGGCAACATCAGATGGGTTTCCAGCCAGTTTCTATGGTGAACCAGGAGTGTTAGGCATGTTATCCAATGGGATAAGTGCATTCCTCGTACTGCTACAGAACTTCAATACAGCACACACTGGCAATGCACCAGTCGGGGTGGAAAACATACTTGCAG GTGTTCATCTCATTTTGATTGGTGGTATATGCCAACTGGTGGCTGGACTGATTTCCTTTAGAAGATACGATCATCTGAGTGGCACTGCGTTCATTGGCTATGCTGCTCTTTGGGGCAGTTATGGTGCCACCCGAATCTACTTCGGTGCCTTAGCTGAAACTCCTGCAACAGCATCAATGCCACATCAGATGATGAACAATTTGTCCCTGTCCACAAACATGATGAGCAACATGTCTCTGAATGCCACCACAGAGATTCCAATTAGCCATTTTTTGCTGTCCATAAAAGAGTCAGCAATCGCTGGTCTGGTCCCTTATATCCTTCTGTCCTTTCTCCTAGCCTTCTGCTCTGCCACGGTCAATTACATCATGCCTTTTGTTTTTGGGGCCATCACAGCCACCTTAGTTTTTGAAGCAGTGGGTCTGGTAGCGAGCTCCTGGGCTCTCGTACTCTCTGGGGTTCTGGAGTTGCTCATTCTGATTTTTGCCATCTATGGTTCAGCTGCACTGCTCGTAAAAGGTCTGACTCAACGTCTAGTCCTCAAAGGCTTCGGTACCCCCCTTTTTAATGTTCTTCTGCTAGGGACCCCCAACTCAGCAAGCGCCCAGAGCATTGgccaggagaagaagaagaacacaaaATATGCAGAGCCCATGGCCTTGGGTTTCTTCTGTGACACTGTTGCCTCCTTCATCTTTGCTTTCTACAGCTTTGGCTACATGAAGTCCTTTGGCTTAGGAGCTGCATGGGTCTCAATCATCACAGTTGCCCAGCTGTTCTCCAGCTACTACGCCCATCTACGCCAAGACTGCTACCACACCACTAAGTTTGGTCTTCATGCCACATATTGGCTGATCAAAGCTTGGGATGAATTTGTGGTATCTGCTCTGGTTGCGGAGGACATTAATGTGGCCTCTGGTAGGGTAACAATGGTGGGAAATTGGTTCTTTGTGATGGCAGGCGTGGTGCTCTGTGTGGGAAGCCTGAACACAGATGTTCTAGAGCTGATCCACAACATGTTGTTTCTCCTGCTTACACTCTCAACAATCCCCCAGATTCCTCTCCAGGGATACTACATCTTCTTTGGTGTAGCCTGCTCTCTGTTCACCACAGCCTCCCTGTATGGCACTTTCTCACGTCTCATCAACACCATAGCAGAGAAGTCTCTAATCCCTGTAGGACCACAGCCCATCGCCTCTGACCAGTTGAAAAAGGCTTTGAAGTGCTGCAGGGCCGAGCAGGGGGACCCAGAGCCCCTACCTCAAACTGACCAGGGTTCAGACGCCCTGTTCTACCTTTCAAATGGGGTTGCAGCTCTCTCAGCTCTTCATGCAAGTTCATCCAGGATGAATCCTACCTTTCTTCATCTGACTATCCCTTGGGTCCTCATCTCTGGAGCCATCATCCAGGTCTATGTCAGCCGACTGCAAATCACAGGAGGTGGCCGTTTTGGTTCAGTCATCTCATCCATCTATGTAGCAGTATGGGCAACCTGGACCTGGTTTAGGTTTGCAG GTGACATGCTTCAGCTTTCCACAGAGGAAGCTTACGGTTTTACAGCCGGAGCCATTGCTCTCTTGGTCATTAATGCTTTCCTTATGCTGATTG CTGCCGACAGGAACCTGGTTTTGCTGTTTCTAACAGCAGTCATGGAGGTTGTTCTGGTCTGTTTCCTGCTTTCCACTCTGCAGCGACTGCCTTATGAGCTAGAAA TTGCCATGCTTGCACTACTTTCAATAATTTGTATATATGGAGCTCTGGCGTCACTGGTGAATTGTATCTTCTCACAAACACTGCTACCTATGGGCCCTCCCTTAAGAAAG GAGAAAGCGAATCAGGAATCTGCTCCGGAGCTTCCCTGTCCTGTGGCTAATTCCCGACTCACCAGTGGTCTCCTGAAGATCGCTGGCCTCCTGAAAGAAGGAGGAGTGTGTGGTATTCCCACAGACACTGTGTATGCCCTGGCTGCCTCCTGCAAGAATCCTCAAGCTATAGAGAAAATCTACAATATTAAA GACAGACCAGCAGAGAAGCCCATCTGCATTTGCATCTCTAACGTGGAGCAGCTGGTGGCAGCCAGGCCTCCGTTCAGCCCTCTGCTCTGGGAGTTTATGAGGAATGTGTATCCAGGCGGCATCAGCTGCATCGTCAGCAAAGGAGACTGGCTGTTCAAACTAG GAGTGGGACCAGCTTATGACCGTGTTGGCACCAAGGATAGCATCATGATCCGCGTCCCTAACCACACGGTGACGGGCCACCTATGTGACATCACCGGACCCCTTGCTGTCACGTCAGCCAATCCCAGCGGAGAGCCAGACAGCACCCACCACACCATGGTCATCAC TCGACTGGGACACAAGATCCAAGGGGTTCTGTGTGACGGAGACTCAAATGAAGTTGTTGCTTCCACCGTGGTTAACTGCCTGAAGATTGATGAAG GAACCATCACCATTGTGAGGGAAGGATGTGTCCCTGCAGTAAAAGTCCGACAGATCTTCGACAGAGTGAAAAGCACTATGGTGTGA
- the LOC144524525 gene encoding cis-aconitate decarboxylase-like: protein MATPLFLALPCSSQAGVIALDYIKQVSIQKAPPSFQQPVDCKPTASKRKKKEEQQLTEAMISKLQKTIRPVWAVRGLHKSAVEVLKRPAPEDTVTASFGKFISEVKPQHLSSVVLHRSKRMVLDSIGVGVIGSTTDVFELALQHCQHMYAPDDISSVYGRRGTRLSPTLAAFVNGVATHSMDFDDTWHPATHPSGAVLPAVLALSDMMSANSKPSGLDFLLAFNIGIEIQGRLMRFSNEAHNIPNRFHPPSVVGTMGSAAACARLLSLDPSQCSHALAIATSLSGAPMANAATQSKPLHIGNASRLGLEAALLASRGLEASSLVLDDVTGVAGFNAFYEDYVPQPLELPNDDGHMFLLEEQDMGFKRFPAHLGMHWVADAAASVHKILVGFGPGTVSPAQVQEILLRVPKSKYINRPFPDSEHEARHSFQFNACSALLDGEVTVQSFTPAALKRPDLLALLSRVHMEHPQDNPANFNSMYGEVQVTLVGGDILKGHCDTFYGHWRNPLTNESLRKKFRNNAGAVLPLEKVERLIDVVEELDRLGDCRALLSQLQ, encoded by the exons ATGGCTACACCTCTGTTTCTGGCCCTGCCCTGTTCCTCCCAGGCCGGTGTCATAGCCCTGGACTATATAAAGCAGGTGTCAATCCAAAAAGCACCACCTTCCTTTCAACAACCTGTTGACTGCAAACCTACTGCAtctaagagaaagaaaaaagaagagcaaCAACTGACTGAAGCTATGATCTCCAAATTACAG AAAACCATTAGACCAGTGTGGGCTGTCAGAGGACTGCATAAATCTGCAGTGGAAG TCTTGAAGCGCCCGGCCCCTGAGGACACAGTCACAGCCAGCTTTGGGAAGTTCATCAGTGAAGTAAAGCCCCAGCACTTGTCCTCTGTGGTGCTCCACCGCAGCAAAAGGATGGTGCTGGATAGCATTGGAGTTGGTGTGATTGGCAGCACAACAGACGTGTTTGAGCTGGCTCTGCAGCACTGCCAG CACATGTATGCTCCTGATGACATCAGCTCTGTGTACGGACGCAGGGGCACCAGGCTCTCCCCGACACTGGCAGCTTTCGTCAATGGAGTGGCT acTCACTCCATGGACTTTGATGATACATGGCACCCTGCCACTCATCCCTCAGGAGCAGTCCTTCCTGCTGTGTTAGCACTCAGTGACATGATGTCTGCTAACAGCAAACCTAGTGGCCTGGACTTCCTGCTGGCATTCAACATCGGCATTGAGATCCAGGGCAGATTGATGAGGTTCTCTAATGAGGCCCACAACATCCCCAATAG GTTTCACCCTCCCAGTGTGGTGGGGACCATGGGAAGTGCAGCCGCCTGTGCTCGCCTCTTGTCTTTGGATCCCTCCCAGTGCAGTCATGCCTTGGCTATAGCTACTTCTCTATCTGGAGCCCCAATGGCTAATGCTGCCACTCAGTCTAAACCGCTCCACATCGGTAATGCCTCACGTTTGGGGCTGGAGGCTGCTCTGCTAGCATCCAGAGGCCTAGAGGCGAGTTCTCTGGTCCTGGATGATGTCACTGGTGTGGCTGGTTTCAATGCTTTTTATGAAGACTATGTACCGCAGCCTTTAGAATTACCCAATGATGACGGCCATATGTTCCTACTAGAGGAGCAGGACATGGGCTTCAAGCGCTTCCCTGCCCATTTAGGGATGCACTGGGTGGCAGATGCTGCAGCCTCAGTCCATAAGATTCTTGTGGGATTTGGCCCTGGCACTGTCTCCCCAGCTCAAGTCCAAGAAATCCTGCTCAGAGTCCCCAAATCAAAGTACATCAACAGGCCTTTCCCTGACTCTGAGCATGAGGCACGCCACTCCTTCCAATTCAATGCTTGCAGCGCTCTCCTGGATGGGGAGGTGACTGTGCAGTCTTTCACACCCGCTGCCTTAAAACGCCCTGACCTACTCGCTCTGCTGAGCCGTGTTCACATGGAGCATCCCCAAGACAATCCAGCTAATTTTAACAGTATGTATGGTGAAGTCCAGGTGACACTTGTTGGGGGAGACATTCTGAAGGGACACTGTGACACTTTCTACGGTCACTGGCGCAACCCGCTCACCAATGAGAGCCTGAGGAAGAAGTTCAGAAACAACGCGGGGGCCGTGCTTCCCTTAGAGAAAGTTGAGAGGCTGATTGATGTGGTGGAGGAGCTGGACAGACTTGGGGACTGCAGGGCCCTTCTCTCACAGCTGCAATGA
- the LOC144524529 gene encoding glutamine amidotransferase-like class 1 domain-containing protein 3, mitochondrial → MAKRVAVILSGCGVYDGTEIHEASAVLVHLSRAGAKVQMFAPNADQMHVVNHCEGKPTEEKRNILQESARIARGDVTDLANLDVSAFDALIIPGAFGVAKNLSDWAVKNKDCTIQPHLEKLIKAFHKAGKPLGMCCISPILAAKILPGCELTVGQDKECEKWPNAQTAGAVKKMGCKHVNTDVEKAHVDVKNKLVTTTAFMCNAPIHSVFDGVGVMVKETLKLA, encoded by the exons ATGGCAAAGCGAGTTGCAGTTATTCTCTCAGGCTGTGGAGTCTATGACGGCACAGAGATCCACGAGGCCTCCGCTGTCCTCGTCCATCTGAGTCGGGCTGGAGCAAAA GTGCAGATGTTTGCTCCGAATGCAGATCAGATGCATGTTGTAAATCACTGTGAGGGGAAACCTACTGAGGAGAAAAGAAACATCCTGCAGGAAAGTGCTCGCATCGCAAGGGGTGACGTGACTGATCTGGCCAATTTAGATGTTTCAGCCTTTGACGCCCTCATCATCCC GGGGGCTTTTGGTGTGGCGAAGAACCTGAGTGACTGGGCAGTGAAGAATAAGGACTGCACCATCCAGCCACATTTAGAGAAGCTCATCAAGGCTTTCCACAAAGCCGGAAAGCCGCTGGGCATGTGCTGCATCTCCCCCATCCTCGCTGCCAAAATCCTGCCTGGCTGTGAGCTCACTGTGGGACAGGACAAAGAGTGTGAAAA GTGGCCGAATGCTCAGACAGCAGGCGCTGTGAAGAAGATGGGCTGCAAACACGTCAACACAGATGTGGAGAAAGCACACGTTGATGTCAAAAATAAGCTGGTCACCACCACTGCATTCATGTGCAATGCTCCCATTCATAGTGTTTTTGATGGAGTAGGAGTCATGGTTAAAGAGACACTGAAACTGGCTTAA
- the LOC144524532 gene encoding putative alpha-ketoglutarate-dependent hypophosphite dioxygenase, with translation MTTSMVKQQEIYNQQGFLSALSVLNETELKEAKRAFSELEKELGEDYTQYSLHNVHIQYPWVEGLTKHPQIIKVVKAILGPDVILLDSRFICKYPTVKPDIQGNNEGEPKPGLPYVAWHQDMRYWGIAGGPVLSVWLALDDSVQENGALQVIPGSHCAGMLPHRQATHSGNMLSVNQEIPDELVQAGEAVLCPLLAGQMSIHDGLLVHASEPNRSQRRRCGFVIRYIPTCAYPIQDPDRPRKFAATTLVCGTDQFNHFSNTTK, from the exons ATGACTACATCCATGGTTAAACAGCAAGAGATCTACAACCAGCAGGGCTTCCTCTCCGCACTGTCTGTGTTGAATGAAACTGAGCTGAAGGAGGCCAAACGTGCCTTTTCTGAGCTGGAGAAAGAATTAG GTGAAGACTACACCCAGTACAGCCTCCACAATGTTCATATTCAGTATCCATGGGTGGAGGGTCTGACCAAACACCCTCAAATCATAAAAGTGGTCAAAGCCATCCTGGGACCTGACGTCATCTTGCTGGACTCCCGCTTCATCTGTAAATACCCAACAGTCAAACCTGACATCCAGGGGAATAATGAAGGAGAACCCAAACCTGGACTTCCATATGTGGCCTGGCATCAGGATATGAG GTATTGGGGTATCGCTGGTGGCCCTGTTCTCTCTGTGTGGCTCGCTTTAGATGACTCAGTGCAAGAGAATGGCGCCCTTCAGGTCATCCCAG GTAGCCACTGCGCTGGCATGTTGCCCCATCGCCAAGCCACCCACTCTGGAAACATGCTGTCAGTCAATCAGGAGATCCCAGACGAGCTAGTTCAGGCTGGTGAAGCTGTGTTATGCCCTCTGTTAGCTGGGCAGATGTCT ATTCATGATGGCCTCCTCGTCCATGCCAGTGAGCCCAACAGGTCCCAGAGGAGGCGCTGTGGGTTTGTGATCCGTTATATTCCCACCTGTGCATATCCCATACAG GATCCTGATCGTCCCAGGAAATTTGCTGCGACAACGCTGGTTTGTGGAACGGATCAGTTCAATCATTTCTCCAACACAACCAAATGA